CTATAAATCCATTCCGAACATAGATCCGGAAGGAGCGCTGGGAGCCGATGTTTACGTTGAGAACACGATCTATCCTTCACAACGTACTTATTCCCTGGGATTAAATGTGGCTTTCTAACGTATAAATCTAAAAAAATGAAAAAAGCATATTTATATATCATCTTGCTGGCAGTCTGCTCGCTGGGCGCCTGTAAAAAAGACCTGGAGAACAGGTTTTATAACCAGGACAAAATCACCGGAAATGGGGTGGATGTTGTGCCTGGGTTATTTACGGCAATGGTCACCAACAACAAGATCTTTGTACAGGATTATGGAGAATGGTTTTATTTGCTCAACGATGGATTGGGAATCACCGGTTACGCACAACTCGCGCAACGTTATATTTCCTATCGCTATGCCTGGTTTTCGGGGTACAATGATTTGACGAGTGGCAACGGGTTCAACGACTTTGCCATTTCCGGACAATCTTATTTCCAGAACAGCTATACGAAGCTGAAAAATTATGAAATCATTCTTGATACGGTGGCCCTCCGTACGGGACAGTACAAGGCCGATGGAGATTTGTATGTGAAGCTGGCTACTTTTATCAAGGATTATCAATGCGCCAAACTGGTTGATTTTTTCAATTCCATTCCTTTTTCTGATGCCTTTCAGGGAGCAAAAGGAGGAGCGCAATACCTCTTCCCAAAGTATGATGATCCTAAAACGGTTTATCAGTCAATTATCAAAGAGTTAGGCACGCTGATCGATGAATTACCGGGTACATATGCGAATATGTCTATTCAGGCAAAGAGTGCCTTCAATCAGCAGGATCTGGCATTTGCGGGAGATATCAACAAATGGATCAGTTTCATCAATTTTACCCGCCTCAAAATGCTGGTGCGGATTGCCGGAGTGGAGCAGGCTTATGCCAAACCGTTGATACAGGATGCTTTGTCGAAACCCTTGCCTGCAACAGATCTTACCTGGCAGCTCTGGTTTGCTGTGGATGTTTACAGCGGAGGAACCTGGCAGCGTGGGTTGTTCGAAAACAACTATGCTTCCTTTATCCCGAACATCATCATGAAGCGGATGAACTACGGTGACTCTACCTACAACGAAGGCATTGATGATCCCCGTTTACCGGTACTGGCAATGCCTACCAGGTATATGGATTACCGTGGCGTGTCGTCGAATATAGAAGCGCAGGATGCTTTGTATAACAGCGGACAGAAATATTATCCATTTGCAGATAATGTGGTAGCTACTTTTGCACAAACTACCAAATCGACCTACAACAACGCTACGTTCCACCGCAATGCGAATATGCCGGTGTATATGACTACCCTTGCGGAACTGGATCTGCTCCTAGCTGAAATATCTCTCAAGGGCCTGGGTAACACCGGAAAAGCGCCGGAGCAACATATGAAAGATGCGGTGATTCACTCCGTTAACTTTTGGTACTGGGTCAACCAGTTGAGCACCTATGCTAAAACCCAGCTTACACAGGCGCAGGCGGCCCTGGTATATCCTGCAAAGCCTGGTGCAGGAGTGATCAGCGCCTGGGGCGACAAGATAGCCGCGAATTTCGTAGCAGCGCCAACGCTTGATGATAAGATGGAGATACTGATGCAGCAGAAATATATTCACCTGAACCTGCTGCAACCATACGAGCTATGGGCGGAGTTACGCAGGACGCGTCATCCCAAGCTGGAGCCGTTTACATGGCATAGTTCAGTGTGGAAGCCGATGCCGGAAAGAGTGCACTATCCTACCGCAGAGCTAACCGGCAACCCGGATAATTTTGCGAAAGTGGCGGCTGACAATAATGCTACTACCCCTATTTTCTGGGTACCTGCAGATGCAAGAGCAAAGAATCCTTATTGGGATAATTACAATTACCAGTAAAAGAATTACGAAACAGAGCGAAGACTTTAGCGATTGATAATACCTGGAGTGAACCCAAAAGGTTAGACGTTTTTTAAAAATAAAGAGATTAAGTTAAATGGCCTGAGTTCGGTAATTTACAGGGCTCAGGCCATTTAATTTTAGTTTGATTCTATCGTTATTGTAGTAGCCAATATATTCTTCAATCTGCTGTTTTAAGACTGTAATAGAGTCAAATTTTTCAAGATAGAACAACTCTGTTTTTAGGACACTAAAGAAACTCTCCATAGCAGCATTGTCCAAACAATTACCTTTTCCAGACATGCTCTGCTCGATATTGCAGTCAATCAGCATCTTTTGATATTGTTTCATCTGGTATTGCCATCCCTGATCAGAGTGTAATATCAGTTTACTATCGGTAGGCAGCCTGGGGAGGGCATTTTGAAGCATATCAATGATTGGCTGAAAGGTGGAGCGTTCCGATAGACTATAACTCACTATTTCCCCATTGTACAGATCCATTATAGGAGAAAGATAGAGCTTTTGATCTCCTACCACAAACATGGTTACATCTGTAACCCATTTTTGGCAGGGCTTCTCTGCTTTAAAATCCCTCTTTAGCAGATTGGGCGCGATTCTGCCCTGCTGCCCTTTATAAGATCTGTATTTTTTTACCCTGACCAGGCTTTTCAAATTACAGGCCCTCATCATTTTCAGTACTGTCTTGTGATTAATTTCCCTGCCTGATCGCCTCAATGCTGCTGTTATGCGTCTGTAGCCATATCTACCTTTATGCTGATGATAAAGCGCTGTTATTGCTCCTTTTAATATGGCATGTTTATCAGGTACTGACACTTGTTTGAGATAGTAATAATAAGTACTTCGAGCCATCCCTGCCACCTTCAGCAGTAACTCCAATGAATAATGCGGCCTTAATTCTCTGATGGCTCTTGCCGCTTGTTTTGATCCTGAGCGGCTTTCTCTTCCTGAATTAAGGCATCCAACTTTTTTAGGTAGGCATTCTCCGCCCGCAAATACAACAGCTCTGCCTCTAAAGCCGCTAGTTTGGCCTGTGTTGGATCTGTTACTGGTTTTTTACTCTTTTTCGATTTTTTTGTCATCGTCGAACTTTTTCGGCCTCTTGTCTCTTTTAACAACCCGGCAGCTCCCTCTCGTTCATACTTTTTAAGCCATCGACCAACTATATTATCCTGGGTAATACCAAAAATCATGGCTGTTTGCATTAAAGATAACCCCTTTTCAAACATATACTGGAGCACCTGGAATTTAAATGTTCCTGTATAATTACCTGGGCGCTGCTGTAATCCTGCTTGTCCATGAAGCTTATAAAGATTGACCCAACGGTGAATTGTGGTATCGGTGCCTCCGATCTTGCGGGCAGCTGAGCTAAATGTGTCATGACCTGACAGTACGGACTTAACTGCTATTTGCTTTTGCGCTAAACTGTATTTGATTCGCTTATCCATAAAAATGCCCCCATAAAGTGTCTAACTTTTTGGGGGCACTTCAACCATTATCTGCTAAAGTCTTCGCTCTGTTTCGTAATTCCTAATTCGTAATTCTTTTAATTCTGAAATACGGGCATCGCCGGGAAATACCAACCATTATACGTCAGCGTTTCTTTCAGCGTTGCTGTGGGAGCATCGTAAAGGAGTACCCGGTTTACGTCGCCGGAAAAGGCGCCGTTGATGGTAGTGACAACCAGTTCATTCCTGTCTTTGTTATACGCTGCGCCGGCGCCGTAGAAGTACTGGCCGGAGGGCAGGGTAATGTACGGAGAAGAAAGAGAAGCAGGATTACCTATTACGTAGCGATAAAGCTGCGTACCTCCTGCGAAACCATTGTTACGCACAATGTAAATGGCATTTTCCTGGGTGGAGGCAGTAATGCATGCATGACGCCAGGCTCCCCAGGGAGAGGATACTGTGAACGGCAGTTTAATGGCTGTACGGGCCAATGAAACCGGATCTATGCGGATCAGGGAGTCGGCAGTGGTGGCGTAAATACCTCCGTCTTTACCCGCAGCAAAAGCAAGGTAGGCGGCGCCGAAATTTTTAGCAACCGCATAGTTACTGCTGTTTAGGGCTACGATACCGTCTGTGGCGGAGAGCACGAATACGTAACTTCCGGCAAGGATCATATCGCCGGTATAACCGTTAACTCCATTGACTTTTGAGCCTACTGTCAGGGAAGGCAGGGATACCGGGTATACGCCGTCGCTGGCGCTAAGCAGGCCTCTGCTGGCATCCACTCCAATGAAGGCATGACCATCGTTGCCCGGCAGTGTGCTGATACGGCCGGTTTCTACCAGGCTACCGGCATCCGTTACTACCATTGGGCCACCAGCTTTTATTACGATATACAGTTTGCCATTGAATACCGTAGCATATTGCAGTGTGTTGGATGGCCCGCCCAGGGTGCCCCCCGGGTTGGCCTGGGAATAAACGTTGTACAC
The genomic region above belongs to Chitinophaga sp. 180180018-3 and contains:
- a CDS encoding helix-turn-helix domain-containing protein; this encodes MDKRIKYSLAQKQIAVKSVLSGHDTFSSAARKIGGTDTTIHRWVNLYKLHGQAGLQQRPGNYTGTFKFQVLQYMFEKGLSLMQTAMIFGITQDNIVGRWLKKYEREGAAGLLKETRGRKSSTMTKKSKKSKKPVTDPTQAKLAALEAELLYLRAENAYLKKLDALIQEEKAAQDQNKRQEPSEN
- a CDS encoding SusD/RagB family nutrient-binding outer membrane lipoprotein, with product MKKAYLYIILLAVCSLGACKKDLENRFYNQDKITGNGVDVVPGLFTAMVTNNKIFVQDYGEWFYLLNDGLGITGYAQLAQRYISYRYAWFSGYNDLTSGNGFNDFAISGQSYFQNSYTKLKNYEIILDTVALRTGQYKADGDLYVKLATFIKDYQCAKLVDFFNSIPFSDAFQGAKGGAQYLFPKYDDPKTVYQSIIKELGTLIDELPGTYANMSIQAKSAFNQQDLAFAGDINKWISFINFTRLKMLVRIAGVEQAYAKPLIQDALSKPLPATDLTWQLWFAVDVYSGGTWQRGLFENNYASFIPNIIMKRMNYGDSTYNEGIDDPRLPVLAMPTRYMDYRGVSSNIEAQDALYNSGQKYYPFADNVVATFAQTTKSTYNNATFHRNANMPVYMTTLAELDLLLAEISLKGLGNTGKAPEQHMKDAVIHSVNFWYWVNQLSTYAKTQLTQAQAALVYPAKPGAGVISAWGDKIAANFVAAPTLDDKMEILMQQKYIHLNLLQPYELWAELRRTRHPKLEPFTWHSSVWKPMPERVHYPTAELTGNPDNFAKVAADNNATTPIFWVPADARAKNPYWDNYNYQ
- a CDS encoding DUF5074 domain-containing protein, which encodes MKKNLVFSLFAAVALFVASCQKQDLVQPASLKEKSSLSAVNASTALVSGTYANGFFIANEGWFGHGTGDLHFYSYSGDSLVYNVYSQANPGGTLGGPSNTLQYATVFNGKLYIVIKAGGPMVVTDAGSLVETGRISTLPGNDGHAFIGVDASRGLLSASDGVYPVSLPSLTVGSKVNGVNGYTGDMILAGSYVFVLSATDGIVALNSSNYAVAKNFGAAYLAFAAGKDGGIYATTADSLIRIDPVSLARTAIKLPFTVSSPWGAWRHACITASTQENAIYIVRNNGFAGGTQLYRYVIGNPASLSSPYITLPSGQYFYGAGAAYNKDRNELVVTTINGAFSGDVNRVLLYDAPTATLKETLTYNGWYFPAMPVFQN
- a CDS encoding IS3 family transposase, whose translation is MELLLKVAGMARSTYYYYLKQVSVPDKHAILKGAITALYHQHKGRYGYRRITAALRRSGREINHKTVLKMMRACNLKSLVRVKKYRSYKGQQGRIAPNLLKRDFKAEKPCQKWVTDVTMFVVGDQKLYLSPIMDLYNGEIVSYSLSERSTFQPIIDMLQNALPRLPTDSKLILHSDQGWQYQMKQYQKMLIDCNIEQSMSGKGNCLDNAAMESFFSVLKTELFYLEKFDSITVLKQQIEEYIGYYNNDRIKLKLNGLSPVNYRTQAI